A region of Myxococcus stipitatus DSM 14675 DNA encodes the following proteins:
- the fni gene encoding type 2 isopentenyl-diphosphate Delta-isomerase, producing MVEDITARRKDAHLDLCAKGEVEPVENSTLLEHVHLVHCAMPEMAVEDVDLSTPFLGKQLRYPLLVTGMTGGTERAGAVNRDLALVAERHGLAFGVGSQRAMAEDAARAVTFQVRQVAPTVALLGNIGMYQAVGLGVDGVRRLMDAIGADGIALHLNAGQELTQPEGDRDFRGGYEIVRALVGALGERLLVKETGCGIGPEVARRLVELGVRNLDVSGLGGTSWVRVEQLRASGVQAKVGAEFSTWGIPTAAAVATVRTAVGSQVRLVGSGGIRTGLEVAKVLALGADLAGMALPLFRAQQEGGVEGAERALEVILTGLRHALVLTGSRSCAELRRRPRVVGGVLKDWMAAL from the coding sequence ATGGTCGAGGACATCACAGCACGGCGTAAGGACGCTCACCTCGACTTGTGCGCCAAGGGCGAGGTGGAGCCCGTCGAGAACAGCACCCTGCTGGAGCACGTGCACCTGGTCCACTGCGCCATGCCGGAGATGGCCGTGGAGGACGTGGACCTCTCCACTCCGTTCCTGGGCAAGCAGCTGCGCTACCCGTTGCTCGTCACCGGAATGACGGGCGGCACCGAGCGAGCAGGCGCGGTCAATCGTGACCTCGCCCTGGTCGCCGAGCGCCATGGCCTGGCCTTTGGTGTGGGCAGTCAGCGCGCCATGGCCGAGGACGCGGCGAGGGCGGTGACGTTCCAGGTGCGGCAGGTGGCCCCCACGGTGGCGCTGCTGGGGAACATCGGGATGTACCAGGCGGTGGGGTTGGGCGTGGACGGGGTGCGGCGGTTGATGGATGCGATTGGCGCGGATGGAATCGCGCTGCACCTCAACGCCGGGCAGGAATTGACCCAGCCGGAAGGCGACCGGGATTTCCGAGGCGGTTACGAGATAGTGCGGGCGTTGGTGGGAGCGCTGGGCGAGCGGCTCTTGGTGAAGGAGACCGGGTGTGGCATTGGCCCGGAGGTGGCTCGCCGGCTGGTGGAGTTGGGGGTGCGCAACCTGGATGTGTCCGGGCTGGGCGGCACTTCGTGGGTTCGGGTGGAACAGCTTCGGGCCTCGGGCGTACAAGCCAAGGTGGGGGCGGAGTTCAGCACGTGGGGGATTCCCACGGCGGCGGCGGTGGCGACGGTGCGCACGGCGGTGGGGTCGCAGGTCCGACTGGTGGGCAGTGGTGGGATTCGCACCGGGTTGGAGGTCGCGAAGGTGCTGGCGCTGGGGGCGGACCTGGCGGGCATGGCGCTCCCGCTGTTCCGGGCGCAGCAGGAGGGCGGGGTGGAGGGGGCGGAGCGGGCCTTGGAGGTCATCCTCACGGGGCTGCGGCATGCGCTGGTGCTGACGGGGAGCAGGAGCTGCGCGGAGTTGCGGCGGCGTCCTCGGGTGGTGGGCGGGGTCTTGAAGGATTGGATGGCGGCGCTGTAG
- a CDS encoding hydroxymethylglutaryl-CoA reductase, degradative translates to MGWRRCSAGVRRRGKEGRLNMSETVTSRLAGFHKLPMDERLAQLARMFRLSPGDLEQLRGTEALQPVLANQMIENAVGTFSLPLGLGLNLQVNGRDYLVPMAVEEPSVVAAVSFAAKIVREAGGFIAEADESMMIGQIQVTRYGDPTEATEKILAHKEQILALANSFHPAMVARGGGAKDVEVRVLPAPEGPRGEPLLVVHVLIDTQEAMGANLINTVAEGVAPLVEQITGGKVYLRILSNLADRRLSRATCRIPLSLLADFEMPGEVIAEGIAQASRFAEADPYRAATHNKGVMNGIDSVAIATGQDWRAIEAGAHAFACRGGQYRPLSTWYLEEGHLVGRIELPMALGMVGGPIKVHPGVQLALKLVRANSVRELSMVFAAVGLAQNFAALRALGSIGIQKGHMALHARCVAVTAGARGDWVEKLADLLVKAGHVKVEKAREILASLSAEDAAAATGTTL, encoded by the coding sequence ATTGGATGGCGGCGCTGTAGTGCGGGTGTCCGTCGACGTGGGAAAGAAGGAAGACTCAATATGTCTGAGACGGTGACGTCCCGGCTCGCCGGGTTCCACAAGCTGCCGATGGACGAGCGCCTCGCGCAGCTCGCCCGCATGTTCCGGCTGTCGCCCGGTGACTTGGAGCAGCTGCGTGGGACCGAGGCCCTGCAACCGGTGCTGGCCAACCAGATGATTGAGAACGCGGTGGGGACCTTCTCCCTGCCGCTGGGCCTGGGGCTCAACCTCCAGGTCAACGGGCGCGACTACCTGGTCCCCATGGCGGTGGAGGAGCCGTCCGTGGTGGCCGCGGTGTCGTTCGCCGCGAAGATCGTCCGCGAGGCTGGCGGCTTCATCGCCGAGGCCGACGAGTCGATGATGATTGGCCAGATCCAGGTCACGCGGTACGGCGACCCGACCGAGGCCACGGAGAAGATTCTCGCGCACAAGGAGCAGATCCTCGCGCTGGCCAACAGCTTCCACCCGGCCATGGTGGCCCGTGGCGGCGGCGCCAAGGACGTGGAGGTTCGCGTGCTGCCGGCCCCCGAGGGCCCGCGCGGTGAGCCGCTGCTCGTCGTCCACGTCCTCATCGACACGCAGGAGGCGATGGGGGCCAACCTCATCAACACCGTGGCGGAGGGCGTGGCGCCGCTCGTGGAGCAGATTACGGGCGGCAAGGTGTACCTGCGCATCCTCTCCAACCTGGCGGACCGCCGGCTGTCGCGCGCCACGTGCCGCATTCCGCTGTCGCTCCTGGCGGACTTCGAGATGCCCGGTGAGGTCATCGCCGAGGGCATCGCGCAGGCCAGCCGCTTCGCGGAGGCGGACCCGTACCGCGCGGCCACGCACAACAAGGGCGTGATGAACGGCATCGACTCGGTGGCCATCGCCACGGGTCAGGACTGGCGCGCCATCGAAGCGGGCGCGCACGCGTTCGCCTGCCGCGGCGGCCAGTACCGTCCGCTCTCGACGTGGTACCTGGAGGAAGGGCACCTGGTGGGCCGCATCGAGCTGCCCATGGCGCTGGGCATGGTGGGTGGCCCCATCAAGGTGCACCCGGGCGTGCAACTGGCGCTCAAGCTCGTGCGCGCGAACAGCGTGCGGGAGCTGTCCATGGTGTTCGCGGCGGTGGGGCTCGCGCAGAACTTCGCGGCGCTCCGGGCGCTGGGCAGCATCGGCATCCAGAAGGGCCACATGGCACTGCACGCGCGCTGCGTGGCGGTGACGGCGGGCGCGCGCGGGGACTGGGTGGAGAAGCTCGCGGACCTGCTGGTGAAGGCGGGGCACGTGAAGGTGGAGAAGGCGCGGGAGATTCTCGCGAGCCTGTCCGCCGAGGACGCCGCGGCAGCCACCGGTACGACACTCTGA